The sequence CGATTGCCTTCTGGATCCCGCATATCGGGCGCATCTGCCTGGCCGCTGCTTGTGTTTGCTGCTCTCTTATTCGCCATCACCAGCCGTATGACTCATCTCTCGTCGCCACAACGCGATCCCGCCATATCACGTCGATCAAAACATCGCATTCCTATAAtaatagctgctgctgcctctttCGCGCGATTGCAACCCCTGCCCCGTCGTTCACGCCTTGGGGGCTTTCTACAAGTTCCCTGACAAGGCCTTAGATCGTGGCTTTGGGAGCTCGGCATACTTTAAACGAGATCTTGAAGGATTTAGTGGCATTGGCTGATTCTAGTGTCAATCAACACCACCATCCCTTCCCTTGAACGCAAGGGAAGAGTCGCAACAAGCAGCCGGAGCCGCCTACCCGACTTACTATCGCTCGTTTTGCCAACCCGCATTCCAGTCACCATCCTTCGTGCCAATACCTTCCAAATCGTAGAAATATGCCGCCGCGCCGGCGCGAAATCCCCGCCGAAGGCTCATGGCGCCTTGTCGATGGCGAAAATGATAGCTTCGACACAAGCATCATTGATACGGCGTTCGGAGACGATTTCAGCCCTCCCTCAAGCGCTATGCCATCTTCTGGATTGCCCACTCAACAATCCTTTTCGCAAAGTCAGGGCAGCATGAGCTTTGCGTCTCAAGACAGCATCCGCGATTTTAATACCTTCCAAGACGACGAGCAAGTCATCTTGCGCCAGCCTTTCCGGCCAACCCTGACTTCAAGCGCTGCTACGTCTATGCAGCGTATTTCGTATCTGCGACCCCCCGAACTACAGCTCCGCATGCCTCTCGTTGAAGCCAATAATCTAGTAGCGAGCGAGGCCTCGCGAACTGCAAAGGCTGACGATGATACCGAGGAAGGTAGCGTATCGTCAGAAGACGAGCGCCACGGGGCTTGgcacgaggatgaggagagagaaTATGCTAGGCTTCTAAGGGAGCAGAACGAGACTTCGCTTAACTGGCAATACGCCGAGCCAAattcgccatcatcatcaacttcAAGCTTTTCTCAGAAACTAGCCCAggcctttgccttcttctacCGTTACACCGCAGTACCTCTCATAATCGCCCTCACAGCATACCTCTTCTATTCGAATGGTATCTCGTTTGAGAAGATCCAGTCCTTTACTTTCGATTCTATAAATGAGATTCCCAGCGTTTCCAACTTCCAGCTTGGGTTTTTTGAAACCGAGAAATCTAGCCGCTCTGCTACTTCTTTCATTGATTTCACCAACCTCATGGAAGTTCAATCGGGATTTGAGAGTGTGCTGGACAAGAGCGCTTATGGCCTCTCCATGCCACTTGAATTAAAGCGTTCAGAAATCGCTACTCGAAGCTTGAGATCTCTCCTCAAAGAGAGCGAAATCGTGGCTAGGGAGGATTTCATTATGGAGCTCAATGCTTACATAGACAAGGTCGGTCAGGCAGGAGGAAATCTGCAGACATTTTATATCCATGTCGGATCAACAGTTGATTCCGTCATCAATATTAACCGCTGGACTCTTCGTCACATCAACTCTCTGTCCATGGAACCAGAGGCGCCTTCTCTACCTCCTGCCGTGGCCTGGATTGTCCGGCCCCTAAGTCTATTCAAATCGTCAGAACAAGCTGGTAATGATCGGGCTTTGCTGGATAAATACTCCGAGCATATCAACCTTGTTCAGGATCGATTAGATAAGATAATTGAGGAAGGAAAAGCTCTCTCATTACTCCTCCACCAAGGCCAGACTCACCTAGGCGCAATTAATGACCAGGCCCAACGCCTCTCTAGCGCAGAGAAAACCAAACCAAAATCATTTATATCCGCTCTCTGGGCTTATATCGGGGGCTTaatggaagaagagcgcaACTTCGATGAGCAAATCACCCTGCTAAAAGAAGTTAATGTACAATATACAAATGCAATGTCTCATCTCTCATCTCTGATTGATGAGCTCAAGGATATACGACTCTATCTGGGAGATCTACTCAAACGCAACGATGAGCCTTCCGTAGCTTGGGGAGAGGAACCAAGGACCCAGACTCATACCACGCTGAGTGAGCAGTATGAAATTATTAAGAATGCCCTGGAAAAGCTTGAACAGGCCAGAAAGAGAGCAGGAGTGAGCGAGTCAGAGAATGAAACAGAAACCAATGTCCAGGCCCAGACCCAGACCCAGGCCCAGATCGAGACTGAAACCGAAACTGAGATAAGAGATGAGATTATTTACTAATGGAAGTGGAGCAGAAGGAAGCCTCTAATGGTTTATCATGGCATAGAACGAGTTATTAAGAGGCTATGGGTTTTTATCTGGTCATTTTTGTCCCCTTTTTTGTTGTTCCCTTTTCAGCTTTACGTTTCTTTTGGCGTTGTTTCATTCGTCTCACATTAGGACTTCGCGGCGTTTCCGCAAGTATAGCTGCTCGAGCACTCTGATTTTAGCGTCGCCTCAGAGCTACGAGATATTGGCatcatttcctttttttttgtgtataGGTACTATAGGGCATTTAGGTATAGGCATCTGTCATGGAGTG comes from Trichoderma asperellum chromosome 3, complete sequence and encodes:
- a CDS encoding uncharacterized protein (EggNog:ENOG41~TransMembrane:1 (i200-219o)), which encodes MPPRRREIPAEGSWRLVDGENDSFDTSIIDTAFGDDFSPPSSAMPSSGLPTQQSFSQSQGSMSFASQDSIRDFNTFQDDEQVILRQPFRPTLTSSAATSMQRISYLRPPELQLRMPLVEANNLVASEASRTAKADDDTEEGSVSSEDERHGAWHEDEEREYARLLREQNETSLNWQYAEPNSPSSSTSSFSQKLAQAFAFFYRYTAVPLIIALTAYLFYSNGISFEKIQSFTFDSINEIPSVSNFQLGFFETEKSSRSATSFIDFTNLMEVQSGFESVLDKSAYGLSMPLELKRSEIATRSLRSLLKESEIVAREDFIMELNAYIDKVGQAGGNLQTFYIHVGSTVDSVININRWTLRHINSLSMEPEAPSLPPAVAWIVRPLSLFKSSEQAGNDRALLDKYSEHINLVQDRLDKIIEEGKALSLLLHQGQTHLGAINDQAQRLSSAEKTKPKSFISALWAYIGGLMEEERNFDEQITLLKEVNVQYTNAMSHLSSLIDELKDIRLYLGDLLKRNDEPSVAWGEEPRTQTHTTLSEQYEIIKNALEKLEQARKRAGVSESENETETNVQAQTQTQAQIETETETEIRDEIIY